In Candidatus Methylomirabilota bacterium, the genomic window CCAATCCGGTGAACATCACCTCCAAGTTCGTCTACAAGCCGAGCTGAGGGCGGCGGACAAGGACACGCGTGCCGGGCGAGATCAACTGTCTCTTCACGAAGGGGCTCATCCCCTTCGTGGAGAAAGAGGCGGGGCCGGAGGCGGTGGCCAGGTTGTGCCGGGTCGCGGGGCGGGAGCGCGACTACCTCATGGCCGATCACAACTGGCTGCCCCTGCCCGTCGCCAGCGAGCTGGTGCGCGTGGCCATGTCGCTGACCGGGGACGTCGACGAGGAAGCCTGGGTCGCGCGGGCGGCCGCCGACATGATGGCGTGGAAGCCGTCGCGGGAGTACCGCCACTACCTCGGCACCTACACGATGGGGATGGGGACCCCGCGGGACGTCTATGCGGCCAACGTGAGGGCGTCGGCCGCCATCTCGCGCTTCTCGACGCTCGAGATCGTGAGGTCCCGACGGAGCTCGATGGTCTACCGGCGCGCGCCCCTCGCGGGCTACGCGATTCCCCGCTGGTTCTGCGTCTGGGAGAACGAGAAGTGGAGGTGGTACCCGAAGAACTGGGGGCTGCCCGCCGCGACCATCGTCGAGCATCAGTGCGCGGCGCGCGGCGCGGATGCGTGCGTGGTGGAGGTGCACTGGAAGAACCCGCCGCTCGGGCGCCGGTTCTGGGGCCCGGTCGTCGCGGGCGCGGTGGCTTCCTTGACGCTGGTGGGGCTGATGGAGGCCAATCAGGTCGCCACCTGGCTGGGCGAGGCGGCGGCGCTCGCGCTGCCCGTGCTGCTGGGCGGGGCGATCGGCTGGGGGCTCCGCCAGCGCGAGCGCTGGGAGCACACCAAGCGCATGCTCGCCCTGCAGTCCGAGGAGATCCTCTACTCGAACAACGAGCTCGAGAAGAAATTCCGCCACCTCGAAACCACCATCGAGCAGCTCTCACTGCTCAGCGAGCTGTCCGCGGCAGTGAACGCGACGCTTGACGTGGAGCTGATCTACCAGCAGGCGCTCGAGCGGCTGGTCGAGGGGATGGGCTACCAGAGCGCCTACCTCTACCTCGTGGACCGCTCCCGCCGGACCATCCACGAGCACCGAGCGGCGGGCACCGTACGCGCGAACCGGCGCTTCGGCGACGTCGAATACCGCCTGGACGATCCGCACTCCGCCGCGGCCGAGGTCGTCCGCACCGGCCGGCCCCTCGTCGCGGACGACGTGGAGCGCACGAGCCTGCCCATGGACGTGGCGACGGCGCGCGCGTTCGGCACCCGTTCGGTGGTCATGGTGCCCCTCAAAGTCAAGGAGATGGTCGTGGGCGCGCTCGCGGTGACGTCTAGTGAGGCTGGACGTGTTGGGGAGCCCGACCGCGAGCTGCTCGCCGCCGTGGCGAATCACGTGGCGCTCGCGGTGGATCGCGCGGCGAGCTTCCAGACCATCGAGGAGCTGAGCCGCGGCCTCGAGGACAAGGTGCGGGTGCGCACCGAGCAGCTCCGCACCGCCAACGAGGAGCTACAGGCGGCGTACCGCGAGCTCCAGGCCACCCAGCTCCAGCTCGTCCAGCGCGAGAAGATGGCGTCGGTCGGCCAGCTCGTGGCCGGGGTTGCGCAC contains:
- a CDS encoding ATP-binding protein; translated protein: MPGEINCLFTKGLIPFVEKEAGPEAVARLCRVAGRERDYLMADHNWLPLPVASELVRVAMSLTGDVDEEAWVARAAADMMAWKPSREYRHYLGTYTMGMGTPRDVYAANVRASAAISRFSTLEIVRSRRSSMVYRRAPLAGYAIPRWFCVWENEKWRWYPKNWGLPAATIVEHQCAARGADACVVEVHWKNPPLGRRFWGPVVAGAVASLTLVGLMEANQVATWLGEAAALALPVLLGGAIGWGLRQRERWEHTKRMLALQSEEILYSNNELEKKFRHLETTIEQLSLLSELSAAVNATLDVELIYQQALERLVEGMGYQSAYLYLVDRSRRTIHEHRAAGTVRANRRFGDVEYRLDDPHSAAAEVVRTGRPLVADDVERTSLPMDVATARAFGTRSVVMVPLKVKEMVVGALAVTSSEAGRVGEPDRELLAAVANHVALAVDRAASFQTIEELSRGLEDKVRVRTEQLRTANEELQAAYRELQATQLQLVQREKMASVGQLVAGVAHELNNPIGFVYSNVTTLEDFVRRLRGMLEAYRAAPLAAPDGARLQAEWESRKVDYALKYLDSMIQGIKEGAERARKIVRDLRVFARTQDDVWQPVDLHEEIESSLTLLNHLLKDRVTVHRKFGELPEVECIRSQVDQVFLNLLANAAQAIAGPGAITIETRREGDAAVIAVADTGPGISPDALGRVFDPFFTTKPVGEGTGLGLSISYEIVTKHGGEIRAENAPGGGAVFTVRIPLARKDRA